Genomic DNA from Sporosarcina sp. ANT_H38:
GATGCAATACAGTAACGAAAGCAGGTTGCGCAGATATCGACAAACTTGTCGAATGGGGAAAACAATATGGATTGAAGAGGGAATGGATTGATAGGGGGAACAATTACCCTCATTTTGATTTGTTTGGTAAGCATGAACGAGATATTTTACTAAAAGAAGGACTACGCCATCAATTAGAGCGTTTCAATCTACTTTAAAGAGCGTGAACCATAAGTATTTCATGCTCTTATTGCCCTTCTTCATCAATGATTTGCCTACTCATATATAAAAGAAGAAAAGCGTGAGGCATATGGCCCTCACGCTTTTTCGTATGAATAAATAAGTTCATCTAGTTTCGGATCTATGTTGACATGTAAGTCATGATCAAGGAAATACCATTTGTCCCTACTTTCAACATAATAACGCACACTATCATGCTCTGTTTCAATGGCTACTTCATCCGGTTGTTCCTTCGTTACACCGAGTGAAAAGCCTGCCTGTATCGAACTGGATCCGCCGTATCTCGCAAAAAAGCGGATAGCGTCACCAGGTTCAGCTTCCATCTCCTCTTTAAACCACAAAAGCGCTTCGTTCGACAAAATAATCTTCATTGGAAACACCTGCCTTTCCGTTACTACTTTAATTGTATTATAACCACTTCACTTTTGGCTCAGTTC
This window encodes:
- a CDS encoding HesB/YadR/YfhF family protein codes for the protein MKIILSNEALLWFKEEMEAEPGDAIRFFARYGGSSSIQAGFSLGVTKEQPDEVAIETEHDSVRYYVESRDKWYFLDHDLHVNIDPKLDELIYSYEKA